A region of Reichenbachiella carrageenanivorans DNA encodes the following proteins:
- a CDS encoding OmpA family protein: MRILGIVFLCSILAFNLQAQSYGDAFKEGGKYYKHARYEEAIEKFNEALKYDSRSDKAWFYLAMSFKRNNQPEQAAIAFEKLRGVNSDYNPAFYFEGGEVFIELDRLSRAERYFETFLERYPDTPNNTMKRHEAKNRLIYAQKSREVREQPNTTPDPVLVSQLNSNSNDYAPQVNPMGTRLYFTSVRQGGFDNVQDSSRSNHFGEDIYVSNMKGDMWSMPAMLPEPINSINDDFGSAFTGDGQTMVYVRCGGDESVGNCDLYITTLDGTQWSEPVNMGNVVNSKDWDSQPTISSDGTRIIFTSSRDGGYGGADLYMTEINHLGDWGIPQNLGGTINTPLSDNSPFLAADGKTLYYATSGHPGYGGADIFYSVFENGKWAKPINLGAPINSSGEDKNFSISGSGIGYFSSSRDSDSYNIYETDLPDYLKPKPTAVIQGIVSNANTDAPLGALVMIEDIDTGELIAINKSNSESGEYLVVLPAGRNYSVSASRDGYFFYSQSFDLPKDTTYQEITKDIGLEPIEKGTKVVLNNIFFESGRAELKPISYVELNKAADLMKKNATMVIEVGGYTDNLGSDDLNLKLSQSRADAVVTYLKLAGVEEARLQAKGYGETMPIADNSTEEGRKANRRTEFVIVEF; the protein is encoded by the coding sequence ATGAGAATATTAGGTATTGTTTTTTTGTGTTCTATTCTTGCTTTCAACCTTCAGGCTCAAAGCTATGGAGACGCTTTTAAAGAAGGAGGGAAGTATTACAAGCATGCTCGCTATGAAGAAGCCATTGAAAAATTCAATGAAGCATTGAAGTACGACAGCAGGTCAGACAAAGCTTGGTTTTATTTAGCGATGTCTTTCAAAAGAAATAATCAACCTGAACAGGCAGCTATTGCTTTTGAAAAATTACGAGGTGTCAATTCCGATTATAATCCAGCATTTTATTTTGAGGGTGGGGAAGTGTTTATCGAGCTAGATCGACTGTCTCGTGCCGAGCGGTATTTTGAGACTTTCTTGGAACGGTATCCAGACACACCTAACAATACGATGAAAAGGCACGAAGCAAAAAACAGATTGATCTATGCCCAAAAGAGCAGAGAAGTAAGGGAGCAACCCAATACGACTCCAGACCCCGTGCTTGTATCGCAGCTCAATAGCAACTCAAATGACTACGCTCCCCAGGTAAATCCAATGGGTACGAGATTGTATTTTACCAGTGTGCGTCAAGGTGGTTTTGACAATGTGCAAGACAGCTCTAGAAGCAACCATTTTGGAGAAGATATTTATGTATCTAACATGAAAGGTGATATGTGGAGTATGCCTGCCATGCTGCCAGAGCCAATTAACTCGATAAATGATGATTTCGGCTCTGCATTTACTGGAGATGGTCAGACTATGGTGTATGTGCGCTGTGGAGGCGACGAAAGTGTAGGCAATTGCGATTTGTACATTACGACACTGGATGGGACACAGTGGTCCGAGCCTGTAAATATGGGTAATGTGGTGAACAGTAAAGATTGGGATTCGCAGCCTACTATTAGTTCTGATGGTACCCGTATTATTTTCACATCGTCGAGAGATGGAGGGTATGGGGGGGCCGATTTGTATATGACAGAAATCAATCACCTTGGAGACTGGGGCATTCCTCAAAATCTAGGTGGTACCATCAACACACCTTTGAGTGATAATAGCCCCTTTTTAGCAGCAGATGGCAAAACCCTATACTATGCCACCAGTGGACATCCAGGCTATGGCGGTGCAGATATATTTTATAGCGTATTCGAAAATGGCAAATGGGCTAAGCCTATCAACCTAGGTGCGCCGATCAACTCTTCTGGTGAGGATAAAAACTTTAGTATTTCAGGATCAGGAATAGGCTATTTTTCATCATCAAGAGATAGCGATAGTTACAATATCTACGAAACAGATTTGCCAGACTACTTAAAGCCTAAGCCTACAGCTGTCATCCAAGGAATCGTGTCCAATGCCAATACTGATGCGCCACTTGGTGCTTTGGTTATGATCGAAGATATAGATACAGGTGAATTGATTGCAATCAACAAAAGTAATTCTGAAAGTGGCGAATATTTGGTGGTATTACCTGCCGGTAGAAACTATAGTGTGTCTGCCAGTAGGGATGGTTATTTTTTCTATTCTCAGAGTTTTGACTTGCCTAAGGATACCACTTATCAAGAAATCACAAAGGATATTGGCTTAGAGCCAATTGAAAAAGGAACGAAGGTGGTACTCAATAATATTTTCTTCGAATCGGGACGTGCAGAACTCAAGCCGATCAGCTATGTAGAGCTAAATAAGGCCGCTGATCTGATGAAGAAAAATGCCACAATGGTAATTGAAGTAGGAGGCTATACAGATAACTTGGGGTCAGATGACTTGAACTTGAAATTGTCGCAATCCAGAGCAGATGCTGTAGTGACCTATTTGAAACTAGCAGGAGTGGAAGAAGCCCGTCTGCAAGCAAAAGGATATGGGGAGACGATGCCTATAGCAGACAACAGCACAGAAGAAGGGCGGAAAGCCAACCGAAGAACGGAATTTGTCATCGTAGAGTTCTAA
- a CDS encoding sensor histidine kinase, translating into MKNKVRDSILKRSSFIILMLLILSAFALLRMLATHQDIDDVARIDLPLVEILTQIETNQLEQSINFERALRYAEELDKHPFALENFQRADSTFRYLAAMVDEDLIAAEGQVSEALNMTESSSQLSKLKGLAVAVRKLESEHTNYENHAIEVLELLEQGDLETAMIKSERVESEENEFNNQIEGVLMRLEMFTESQVESVEQEEELSMQWIVVLTIFFTTLSLVAVYTFSYKIWVPLEQIRKGAERLGAGNLDTRIQLKPESITEDLVDAFNSMADRLQDAQEEIERFTHFSYSTAHDLKAPVNNMKSLIEMLENTKMGDNSYDTVLKNVKRSAEQLSMTVNALNDVNHLRASLHEDPQILSFDKVLAEVAQGMLQEIKDSNATFRKDFSACKQIKYPPLHLKSILQNLLTNAVKYKNPEKPLVIELKTIINKGRVTLIVKDTGLGFDAVKYKEEIMKPFVRLHSHVNGSGLGLYIINTILSYHHGELLVDSRPKQGARFTIHLNEMD; encoded by the coding sequence ATGAAAAATAAAGTAAGAGACTCCATACTAAAGAGAAGTAGTTTCATCATTCTGATGCTCTTGATTCTAAGTGCTTTTGCATTGCTTAGAATGCTGGCTACTCATCAAGATATCGATGATGTGGCGCGGATAGATTTGCCATTGGTGGAAATACTCACGCAGATAGAAACGAATCAGTTGGAGCAATCGATCAATTTTGAACGTGCGCTTCGTTATGCCGAGGAGTTGGATAAACATCCATTTGCCTTAGAAAATTTCCAGCGAGCTGATAGTACATTTAGATACTTGGCAGCGATGGTGGATGAGGATCTGATTGCCGCCGAGGGACAAGTAAGTGAAGCTTTGAATATGACAGAGAGCAGTAGCCAACTTTCCAAGTTAAAAGGATTGGCAGTAGCCGTCAGGAAGTTGGAAAGCGAGCACACCAATTATGAAAATCATGCGATAGAAGTATTAGAATTATTAGAGCAAGGAGATTTAGAGACAGCCATGATTAAATCCGAAAGGGTAGAGTCAGAAGAGAATGAATTCAATAATCAGATCGAAGGAGTGTTGATGAGATTGGAGATGTTTACAGAGTCTCAGGTAGAATCTGTAGAGCAAGAAGAAGAACTGTCTATGCAGTGGATCGTGGTGCTTACTATCTTTTTCACTACACTTTCACTAGTGGCGGTATATACTTTCAGTTATAAAATTTGGGTGCCATTAGAGCAGATCAGAAAAGGAGCCGAGCGCTTAGGTGCGGGTAATCTAGATACTAGAATTCAACTGAAACCTGAAAGTATTACAGAAGATTTGGTAGATGCATTCAATAGCATGGCTGATCGGCTACAAGATGCCCAAGAAGAAATTGAGCGATTTACGCATTTTTCCTATAGTACAGCTCATGACCTGAAAGCACCTGTGAATAACATGAAGTCGCTGATCGAAATGCTGGAGAACACCAAAATGGGAGACAATAGCTACGATACTGTGTTGAAAAATGTAAAAAGAAGCGCTGAGCAATTGTCTATGACAGTCAATGCTTTGAATGATGTGAATCACCTGCGAGCTTCATTGCATGAAGATCCGCAAATTTTGTCGTTTGATAAAGTTTTGGCCGAAGTAGCCCAAGGGATGTTGCAGGAAATTAAAGATTCTAATGCTACTTTCAGAAAAGACTTTTCAGCTTGTAAGCAAATTAAATACCCTCCACTACACCTCAAAAGCATTCTTCAAAATCTACTTACGAATGCTGTGAAGTACAAAAACCCAGAGAAGCCTCTAGTGATTGAGTTGAAGACGATAATCAACAAAGGTAGAGTGACTTTGATCGTAAAGGATACTGGTTTGGGCTTTGATGCGGTCAAGTATAAAGAAGAAATCATGAAGCCATTCGTAAGGCTGCACTCACATGTGAATGGCAGTGGATTAGGCTTGTATATCATCAATACCATTTTGAGCTACCACCATGGAGAACTCTTGGTGGATAGTAGACCAAAGCAAGGTGCTAGGTTTACTATTCATTTGAATGAAATGGATTAA
- the yaaA gene encoding peroxide stress protein YaaA, translated as MIAVISPAKTLDFENDVEVASHTTPRFSTQTNRLIRELRLKKAADIQDLMGVSDNIAQLNVKRYKDYRRAHTLENSKPSLFAFKGDVYIGLAVDQLDQADLEYAQSHLRILSGLYGLLRPLDLIQPYRLEMGTSLPVDDQPTLYKFWADQIVKLVHKDLKAQEDQVIINLASQEYFKAIHRKSLKAQVVQVDFLDLKNGKYKVISFFAKKARGLMARYIIKNRINEVELLKGFDYEGYYFDPQSSTDLHLIFKRDQAPS; from the coding sequence ATGATCGCAGTAATCTCGCCAGCCAAGACTTTAGATTTTGAAAATGACGTGGAAGTAGCAAGTCACACCACGCCGCGGTTTTCTACTCAAACCAACCGTTTGATACGAGAGTTAAGGTTGAAAAAAGCAGCAGACATACAAGACTTGATGGGTGTGAGTGACAATATCGCTCAGCTCAATGTGAAGCGCTACAAAGATTATCGCAGAGCACATACTTTAGAAAACTCTAAACCAAGCCTATTCGCTTTCAAGGGAGATGTATACATTGGGCTAGCTGTAGATCAGCTCGACCAAGCCGATCTTGAGTATGCTCAATCCCATTTAAGGATATTATCTGGCTTATATGGTTTGCTTCGCCCATTAGACCTCATACAGCCCTACAGGTTGGAGATGGGTACGAGCCTGCCCGTTGACGACCAACCTACTCTTTACAAATTTTGGGCGGACCAAATCGTCAAACTGGTACACAAAGATCTCAAAGCGCAAGAAGATCAAGTCATTATCAACCTTGCTTCGCAAGAATACTTCAAAGCCATCCATCGAAAAAGTCTAAAAGCACAAGTCGTACAGGTAGACTTTCTTGATCTTAAAAATGGCAAATACAAAGTCATTTCATTTTTTGCAAAAAAAGCAAGAGGCTTGATGGCCAGGTACATTATCAAAAACAGAATCAACGAAGTAGAACTGCTCAAAGGATTCGACTACGAAGGCTACTATTTCGATCCACAGTCTTCTACAGACCTACATTTAATTTTCAAGCGAGATCAAGCGCCTTCTTAA
- a CDS encoding twitch domain-containing radical SAM protein, whose translation MMPWLHLYIDTSGLVKACCDANITFGNINNQSIEEIWQGEPIRKFRKLMLAGQRDRRCDSCFAKEAAGKASMRMETLDKFAHRMDWVQQTDLDGYSPSSKPIYFDIRFNNLCNLRCRTCWHGASSSWFEEAKVLKNNFGKKAIIEAAKDSGHLIDILLNQGIEVEEIYFAGGEPLMMKEHYELLDRLIENGNTKVHLRYNTNLTLLSLKDRSVLALWSFFDRVTVAASIDEMGEQVEYMRKGIDWKRFIHNMQKIKTELPHVQLEIAPTISVFNVDSLGELHQFFVEQELIDVNALYLNVLSRPDYYNIKVLPKAAKQLAQAKLESHLNWLSARGGSEVLMAEFESVIAYMNQEDWSHKTVDLRQHLAQLDRMRLENFETVFPVLKKALDLA comes from the coding sequence ATGATGCCCTGGCTCCATTTGTATATAGATACCAGTGGACTTGTCAAGGCTTGTTGCGATGCTAATATTACTTTTGGTAATATCAACAATCAGTCTATCGAAGAAATATGGCAAGGAGAGCCTATTCGTAAGTTTAGAAAGCTTATGCTGGCAGGCCAGCGAGACCGTAGATGCGATTCTTGCTTTGCTAAGGAAGCTGCAGGCAAAGCCAGCATGAGAATGGAGACGTTGGATAAGTTTGCACATCGTATGGACTGGGTGCAGCAAACAGATCTGGATGGTTATTCTCCGTCATCAAAACCTATTTATTTTGATATCCGCTTTAACAATCTATGTAACCTTCGGTGCAGAACCTGTTGGCATGGAGCCAGTTCAAGTTGGTTTGAAGAAGCGAAAGTGCTGAAGAATAATTTTGGAAAAAAGGCCATTATCGAAGCTGCAAAAGATAGCGGACACTTGATCGATATTTTGCTTAACCAAGGCATAGAGGTCGAAGAGATTTATTTTGCAGGAGGGGAGCCACTCATGATGAAAGAGCATTACGAACTGCTTGATCGATTGATTGAAAATGGCAATACGAAGGTCCATCTCAGGTACAATACCAACCTCACATTACTGAGCCTCAAAGATAGAAGTGTCTTAGCGCTGTGGAGTTTTTTTGACAGGGTAACTGTAGCGGCCAGTATAGACGAGATGGGAGAACAAGTGGAGTATATGCGAAAAGGGATAGACTGGAAACGGTTTATACACAATATGCAAAAGATCAAAACTGAGCTGCCTCATGTGCAGCTTGAAATAGCGCCTACAATCAGCGTGTTCAATGTGGATAGCTTAGGGGAGTTGCATCAGTTTTTTGTAGAGCAAGAATTGATTGATGTGAATGCATTATACCTGAATGTGCTTTCTCGCCCAGATTATTACAATATAAAAGTTTTACCAAAGGCGGCTAAGCAATTGGCGCAAGCTAAACTCGAATCACACCTCAACTGGTTGTCTGCTCGGGGTGGTTCAGAGGTGTTGATGGCAGAATTTGAGTCTGTAATTGCCTATATGAATCAAGAGGATTGGTCGCATAAGACCGTCGATTTGCGCCAGCATCTTGCCCAATTAGACCGCATGCGATTGGAGAACTTTGAGACTGTTTTTCCTGTACTTAAGAAGGCGCTTGATCTCGCTTGA
- a CDS encoding DUF3108 domain-containing protein, with translation MNFKFGKFIFFFMLCISHTIYAQSNGINEPELKKESLKYKLKLGWFTIGSGEVTIDNDSYWRGFPCYKVGVYAETLGLGNWLGSLDDHYTSMIDKKTLKPFYNEKNVTSGHATWEQWTNYNYDSMVVDVKVLDHKREDPNRAWQVKLQEDTEDILGTFMYFKHYNWFGLQVGDSVMLTTHYEKKLYKVGVRYMGQEIIEFNDRLVGTYKLHLLLPENEKLKKDRPVEIFISSDKNQYPLLIQTKLPFLGKGRVELFELNNGEPVF, from the coding sequence ATGAATTTTAAGTTTGGCAAATTTATTTTCTTCTTTATGCTCTGCATAAGCCACACGATATATGCACAATCTAATGGCATCAACGAGCCCGAACTAAAGAAAGAAAGTCTCAAGTATAAACTTAAACTTGGGTGGTTTACGATTGGTAGTGGCGAAGTCACCATCGACAATGACTCCTACTGGAGAGGATTTCCTTGCTACAAAGTAGGTGTATATGCCGAAACACTCGGCTTGGGCAACTGGCTGGGCAGCCTCGATGATCACTACACCTCGATGATCGACAAAAAAACATTAAAGCCGTTCTACAACGAAAAAAATGTAACCAGCGGCCATGCCACTTGGGAGCAGTGGACCAACTATAATTATGACTCGATGGTGGTAGACGTAAAGGTGCTAGACCACAAAAGGGAAGATCCCAATAGGGCTTGGCAGGTCAAACTACAGGAAGACACGGAAGATATTTTAGGTACATTTATGTATTTCAAACATTACAACTGGTTTGGCTTACAGGTGGGTGATTCGGTGATGCTGACCACGCACTACGAGAAAAAGCTGTACAAAGTAGGTGTACGTTATATGGGACAAGAAATCATAGAATTCAACGACAGACTAGTAGGCACCTACAAATTGCACCTCCTACTTCCTGAAAATGAGAAATTAAAAAAAGATCGCCCAGTAGAAATTTTCATCAGTTCGGACAAAAACCAGTATCCCCTTTTGATACAAACCAAACTGCCCTTCCTCGGTAAAGGCCGAGTCGAACTATTTGAACTCAACAACGGAGAACCTGTATTTTAA
- a CDS encoding sensor histidine kinase, whose protein sequence is MRSYFVLLFLGLCFAYPGIGQSSFDPQLPIDHISLSQWTAEDGLSSNNLTSVFQDSRGLLWVTSFNGVMIYDGERIEVYDINNLSLLETDGFYTVVEGADGIIYLGSQGSGVLKYTGGQFSKLKPTQGVLPKSIPSLLMSTSGVLYIGSNNNGLYKFENGEATRIDFSMLNNSTISDIEEDEKGRIWVSTEGQGIFCINNAQVEKHYLSRDGLLDDYIEDLAITSVGVVLIASSQGLQLIDSKEEIHAVEAFSGVYVNHLMIDDWGAVWAGTEDGLARWVQGSGRVDWIYGKGGIDLVRISAIIKDEENSLWLTSSRTGLIRVKESKLTNYTYPSLSSNRVNIIHESWDGRFYIGTDQNQIDIYDEGKYARLKINTDLNGNGIRDIYHDRDGSFWLATYIGIVHKEGEKETVYSTYSGMPANNFRTVLKDSRGDFWFGSRSGGLVQFRNDEIVEIYNHENKLESNFVLSVTESENGDLLIGTHSGGMTIIRSSGSSTTLHLKPDDSGVLLFNIDMISDTTAWVTANIGLVYYNGDSLMPVDLMSDKRSKTYFDLVDDGKDDLWLTTNLGIIQIAKKNWQKYQNGEVTELSYQLLDENNGMNNKECTGATRSLLTKDGKVMVPTLGGVCEVNPSKLQYYGGQPKVTIRNVEVDNERLSLQEEVAIIEPGALRYVFEFAVHSYTASDRNQYKYLLEGLENEWSAPSYNGRVEYTSLPPGKYTFRVIGANENNIWNNIGAEFSFRVKPYFYQTAWFYLLIFLLVMGTFILIYQWRMAFINRQNVELKKVNAELDRFVYSASHEIRSPLSSILGLINLARMGDPHKRLEYFDHIEKSVNRLDDFIHDIVDYSRNARLGIEVSLVDFNEIISDIIADISHTANFEKIRYEMLLNHKEDFYTDVRRLKVVLSNVIINAFKHHQPDRISAPFVLIEIADTKKGVKITVSDNGPGIEKKHHSKMFNMFYRATTSSEGSGLGLYIVSEILEKLQGEIEVTSEQGVGTTFDITLRNMEALFQDKHMA, encoded by the coding sequence ATGAGGTCATATTTTGTTTTATTGTTCTTGGGTTTGTGCTTTGCTTATCCAGGTATAGGACAGTCAAGTTTTGATCCTCAATTGCCCATAGATCACATTAGTCTATCCCAATGGACTGCTGAAGATGGCCTCTCATCCAATAATTTAACCAGCGTATTTCAAGACTCCAGAGGGTTGCTTTGGGTTACCTCTTTTAATGGTGTTATGATCTATGATGGAGAACGCATCGAAGTATATGATATCAATAACCTTAGCCTTTTAGAGACAGATGGTTTTTATACGGTGGTCGAAGGTGCCGATGGAATCATTTACCTGGGGTCACAAGGCAGTGGAGTACTCAAGTACACTGGAGGTCAATTCTCAAAACTCAAACCAACACAAGGGGTTTTACCTAAGTCAATTCCTTCGTTGCTGATGAGTACATCTGGTGTACTCTATATTGGCTCAAACAACAACGGATTGTACAAATTTGAGAATGGAGAAGCGACTAGAATTGATTTTTCAATGCTCAACAACAGTACAATTAGTGATATAGAAGAAGATGAAAAGGGACGAATTTGGGTCTCAACGGAAGGTCAGGGTATCTTTTGTATCAATAATGCTCAAGTTGAAAAACACTACCTTTCTCGTGATGGACTCTTGGATGATTATATTGAAGACCTTGCCATTACCTCAGTAGGAGTGGTGTTGATAGCTAGTTCACAAGGCTTGCAATTGATAGACTCAAAGGAGGAAATTCATGCTGTGGAGGCATTTAGTGGAGTATATGTCAACCATCTGATGATAGACGATTGGGGAGCCGTATGGGCTGGCACCGAAGATGGCCTCGCAAGATGGGTGCAGGGTTCAGGTCGGGTAGATTGGATATATGGAAAAGGAGGAATTGATTTGGTACGGATCAGTGCCATTATCAAAGACGAAGAAAACAGCCTGTGGCTTACATCAAGCAGGACAGGGCTTATTCGAGTGAAAGAAAGTAAACTGACTAATTATACCTACCCAAGCCTATCGAGTAACCGAGTCAATATCATACATGAATCTTGGGATGGGCGATTCTATATCGGTACAGATCAAAATCAAATTGATATTTATGACGAAGGTAAATATGCCCGATTGAAAATTAATACTGATCTGAATGGTAATGGAATTCGAGACATTTACCATGATAGAGATGGTTCATTTTGGTTGGCTACATATATTGGGATTGTTCATAAAGAGGGAGAGAAAGAGACCGTGTACTCAACTTATTCAGGGATGCCTGCTAATAACTTCCGGACAGTTTTGAAGGATAGTAGAGGGGATTTTTGGTTTGGTTCAAGATCAGGAGGCTTGGTGCAATTTAGGAATGATGAGATAGTAGAAATCTATAACCATGAAAACAAACTTGAATCCAATTTTGTACTCAGCGTAACCGAATCTGAGAATGGAGATTTGCTGATAGGTACGCATAGCGGTGGCATGACGATCATCAGGTCTTCTGGTTCATCCACTACCTTGCACCTAAAACCCGATGACTCTGGTGTTTTGCTATTCAACATAGACATGATATCTGATACGACAGCCTGGGTCACAGCCAATATAGGTTTGGTCTATTATAATGGAGATAGTCTGATGCCAGTAGATTTGATGTCTGACAAGCGAAGCAAAACGTATTTTGACCTAGTCGATGATGGTAAAGACGACCTTTGGTTGACTACTAATTTGGGTATTATCCAAATAGCAAAAAAGAACTGGCAAAAGTATCAGAATGGAGAAGTGACCGAATTGTCGTATCAGCTTCTAGATGAAAACAATGGCATGAACAACAAAGAGTGCACAGGAGCTACTCGATCACTGCTGACCAAGGACGGGAAGGTGATGGTTCCCACATTAGGAGGAGTGTGTGAAGTGAACCCTAGTAAACTTCAGTATTATGGAGGGCAACCGAAGGTGACCATTAGGAATGTAGAAGTGGATAACGAACGTTTGAGTCTGCAAGAAGAGGTGGCTATCATAGAGCCAGGAGCCTTGCGCTATGTCTTTGAATTTGCCGTGCATAGTTACACTGCGTCAGATCGAAATCAATATAAATATCTACTTGAAGGACTTGAAAATGAGTGGAGCGCACCTAGTTATAATGGTCGTGTAGAGTATACAAGTTTGCCACCAGGGAAATATACCTTTAGGGTTATAGGTGCTAATGAAAACAATATTTGGAACAATATAGGTGCGGAGTTTAGCTTTCGGGTAAAACCTTATTTTTATCAAACAGCATGGTTTTATTTGTTAATCTTTTTGTTGGTTATGGGCACATTTATTTTGATTTATCAATGGCGGATGGCTTTTATCAACCGACAGAACGTAGAACTAAAGAAAGTGAATGCTGAGCTAGATCGATTCGTTTACAGCGCTTCGCACGAAATCAGATCTCCCTTATCCTCTATTTTGGGATTGATCAACTTGGCCAGAATGGGAGATCCCCATAAGCGGCTGGAATATTTTGATCATATTGAAAAAAGTGTCAATCGCTTGGATGATTTTATACACGATATTGTAGACTATTCCAGAAATGCTCGTCTGGGTATAGAGGTTAGTCTGGTGGATTTTAACGAAATCATATCTGATATCATAGCAGACATTAGCCATACGGCCAATTTTGAGAAAATCAGATATGAAATGTTATTGAACCATAAGGAGGATTTTTATACAGATGTCAGAAGGTTGAAAGTAGTATTGAGCAATGTGATTATCAATGCATTTAAACATCATCAACCAGATCGAATATCAGCACCGTTCGTACTAATAGAGATCGCCGACACGAAGAAAGGGGTGAAGATTACCGTGAGCGACAATGGGCCAGGCATCGAGAAAAAACATCATTCTAAGATGTTTAATATGTTTTATCGAGCGACTACGTCTAGTGAAGGTTCTGGATTGGGACTCTATATTGTCAGCGAAATTTTGGAAAAACTGCAAGGAGAAATAGAAGTGACATCAGAACAAGGGGTAGGTACTACCTTTGATATTACTTTGAGAAATATGGAGGCACTTTTTCAGGACAAGCATATGGCTTGA
- a CDS encoding PAS domain S-box protein, which yields MVRTTTKHKTLLQLSRSDYLHNGRFKELVHEVLTALTYELDVERAGFWIFNQENGLVKNPFLYEKMSDSFVKGSCFDERDCPKFYDTIRSKLVIKIDDAGNSKLTEEIRSTYIKPNAIKSLLGIQVWYKEVILGVIFVECTTEVKSWTTHDKIYLTTAASYISQSYSSQLRIKEKGLRQLTEANYHSVFNDSPVPMLIYEPETYKILDANNGALLLYGYSLGEFTEMTLKELRAGHGKVSKSYDLDYEQKLNAKGETSEWEHRHRNGNTFTVQISGHATTYRDSKARIAVAIDVTKDKKQREEKEAVIAKLEDYAFYASHNIRRPISSILGIVDLVKMTWDDRDSYEELMANLRIATMDLDEVIRVMHAKLELD from the coding sequence ATGGTTAGGACAACTACAAAGCACAAAACATTATTACAACTCTCAAGGTCTGATTATTTGCATAATGGCAGATTCAAAGAACTTGTACATGAGGTATTGACTGCCCTTACGTATGAGCTAGATGTGGAACGTGCGGGTTTTTGGATTTTCAACCAAGAGAATGGATTAGTGAAAAACCCTTTTCTTTATGAAAAGATGTCAGACAGTTTTGTGAAAGGATCATGTTTTGATGAGAGAGATTGCCCAAAATTTTATGATACGATTCGCTCTAAACTGGTCATCAAAATAGACGATGCTGGAAATAGTAAGTTGACAGAGGAAATAAGAAGTACCTATATCAAGCCGAATGCGATCAAATCTTTGCTAGGTATTCAGGTCTGGTACAAAGAGGTAATCTTAGGTGTGATATTCGTGGAGTGTACGACAGAAGTGAAAAGTTGGACAACACATGATAAGATCTATCTGACGACTGCAGCTTCATACATTTCACAATCTTATAGCTCACAGTTGAGAATCAAAGAGAAAGGACTACGCCAACTTACAGAGGCCAACTACCACTCGGTATTTAATGACAGTCCTGTGCCTATGCTGATCTATGAACCCGAGACCTATAAGATTCTTGATGCCAACAATGGAGCACTTTTGCTTTATGGTTATAGTTTGGGTGAATTCACTGAAATGACTTTGAAAGAGTTGAGAGCAGGGCACGGTAAGGTTTCAAAATCTTATGATTTGGACTATGAGCAGAAGCTCAATGCTAAAGGAGAAACCTCAGAGTGGGAGCATCGCCATCGAAATGGGAATACTTTCACCGTTCAGATATCTGGACACGCTACTACTTACAGAGATTCCAAAGCTAGAATAGCTGTGGCTATCGATGTGACAAAAGATAAAAAACAAAGAGAAGAAAAAGAGGCTGTGATCGCCAAACTGGAAGATTATGCTTTTTACGCCTCTCACAATATTAGAAGGCCCATTTCATCTATTCTTGGCATAGTAGATTTAGTGAAAATGACATGGGACGATCGTGACAGCTATGAAGAACTTATGGCCAATCTGCGTATTGCTACAATGGATTTGGACGAAGTGATTCGAGTCATGCACGCCAAATTAGAGTTGGATTAA